From Gemmatimonadaceae bacterium, the proteins below share one genomic window:
- a CDS encoding TonB-dependent receptor: MKRWIFRVTLAVAALAAGAFTHLASAQVTTGSMRGTVTNDENQPIEGARVLAVHLPSGTQYVAVTRADGRFNIPGMRIGGPYSVAATMIGFARQAREDVTVTLGVAVDLEFRMSAVATQLSQVTITSEGGELSSTRTGAATSIRRDQLEQLPTITRRLADFTRLTPQSSGSSFAGQDNRLNNITVDGSYFNNSFGLGGQPGDRTGVAPISLDAIEAVQVNIAPYDVRQGAFVGAAVNTVTKSGTNDFTGSLYYLTRSNDFVGTKAGSNTFSPGSFSFDQWGFRVGGPILKDKLFFFVSYETDELSSPATTFRSNLGGEAPVGNVTRVLQSDMNTLSNYLGTNFGYNTGGYEGYPGLTPSTRITAKVDYALSQRNKFSVRWTNLDSETDVLTSTSSSLGFGRTRNNNWLGFQNSNYTILEKINSVVGEWNSLLTDRMSNQMIIGYTKQDESRGAISNLFPFVDILGGDIPGGGSTTYTSFGSEPFTPNNELRYNSFQFQNNFTIYGNRHDLTFGLSVELYESENVFFPGSQSAYVYRSLSDFYTDANDFLTQCGTNAATWSTCSRPTSPVDLRRFQVRYANIPGQTKPVQPLEVNFSGVYVQDEWRVRNNLTVTGGLRIDMASFGNTGFTNTAANAMTFRDENGQSVQYNTQKLPDATPLFSPRLGFNYDVRGNGQTILRGGTGVFTGRPAYVWISNQIGNNGILTGFEQQDNTFNRPWHPDPDHYKPASPSGAPAPSYELALTDKGFKFPQVWRSNLAIDHKFESGWRSTIEFIWGQDVNGVYYINANLPAADGNFPGPDNRPRYFSQVGDACTQANRINCNITSAIVLKNQDVGRTMNAAFTLERNFMNGFYTKIATAYGTAENTVDPGSIAFGSWNNNQHTGDPNNPGVGFSGNYQGRRSFMVASYTRDFFGWGNTMFSAFLENFTIGNTSYVTSGDLNGDGGTSNDLMYIPASIAEMNFEAITGSTPFSVAQQEAAFEAYINQDSYLRSRRGQYAERGGLLLPNVTRMDLSLSQDVSRLVSGSKNTLQIRLDILNFTNMLNKDWGLAQTAVSNSPLIVRTPATTGPKAGEPRYQMRVVGGQLMNKTFQKTAGVNDVWRMQLGFRYTFN, translated from the coding sequence ATGAAGCGTTGGATCTTCCGGGTGACACTCGCTGTCGCGGCCCTCGCCGCCGGCGCGTTCACCCACCTCGCGTCGGCGCAGGTGACCACCGGCTCTATGCGTGGCACCGTGACGAACGACGAGAACCAGCCTATTGAAGGCGCTCGAGTCCTAGCCGTCCATCTGCCCTCCGGCACGCAGTACGTGGCCGTGACCCGCGCCGATGGACGGTTCAACATTCCGGGCATGCGTATCGGCGGCCCCTACAGCGTGGCCGCGACGATGATCGGCTTCGCCCGCCAGGCCCGCGAGGATGTGACCGTGACGCTCGGCGTCGCGGTGGACCTCGAGTTCCGGATGTCGGCCGTGGCGACGCAGCTGAGCCAGGTGACCATCACCTCGGAGGGCGGCGAGCTGAGCTCGACGCGTACTGGTGCCGCGACCAGCATCCGTCGCGACCAGCTGGAGCAGCTGCCGACCATCACGCGTCGTCTCGCCGACTTCACGCGCCTGACGCCGCAGTCGAGCGGCAGCTCGTTCGCCGGCCAGGACAACCGCCTGAACAACATCACGGTGGACGGTTCGTACTTCAACAACTCGTTCGGCCTCGGCGGGCAGCCCGGTGACCGCACCGGCGTCGCCCCGATCTCGCTCGACGCGATCGAGGCCGTGCAGGTGAACATCGCGCCCTATGACGTGCGCCAGGGTGCCTTCGTCGGCGCCGCGGTGAACACGGTGACCAAGTCCGGCACCAACGATTTCACGGGCTCGCTCTACTACCTCACGCGCTCGAACGATTTCGTCGGCACGAAGGCGGGTTCGAATACCTTCAGCCCAGGGTCGTTCTCCTTCGACCAGTGGGGCTTCCGTGTCGGCGGCCCAATCCTCAAGGACAAGCTGTTCTTCTTCGTGAGCTACGAGACGGACGAGCTGTCGTCCCCCGCCACGACGTTCCGCTCGAACCTCGGCGGCGAGGCGCCGGTCGGCAACGTCACGCGCGTTCTGCAGTCGGACATGAACACGCTGAGCAACTACCTCGGCACGAACTTCGGCTACAACACCGGTGGCTACGAGGGCTATCCGGGCCTGACGCCGTCGACGCGCATCACCGCGAAGGTCGACTACGCGCTCAGCCAGCGGAACAAGTTCTCGGTGCGCTGGACGAACCTCGACTCCGAGACGGACGTGCTGACGTCGACCTCGTCGTCGCTCGGCTTCGGCCGCACCCGCAACAACAACTGGCTCGGCTTCCAGAACTCCAACTACACCATCCTCGAGAAGATCAACTCGGTGGTCGGTGAGTGGAACTCGCTGCTGACGGACCGGATGTCGAACCAGATGATCATCGGCTACACCAAGCAGGACGAGAGCCGTGGCGCGATCAGCAACCTGTTCCCCTTCGTGGACATCCTCGGCGGCGACATCCCGGGCGGTGGCAGCACGACCTACACCTCGTTCGGCTCGGAGCCCTTCACGCCGAACAACGAGCTGCGGTACAACAGCTTCCAGTTCCAGAACAACTTCACGATCTACGGCAACCGGCACGACCTGACCTTCGGACTCAGCGTCGAGCTCTACGAGTCGGAGAACGTGTTCTTCCCGGGCAGTCAGAGCGCCTACGTGTATCGCTCACTGAGCGACTTCTACACGGACGCGAACGACTTCCTGACGCAGTGCGGCACCAACGCCGCGACCTGGTCCACCTGCTCGCGTCCGACGTCCCCCGTGGACCTCCGCCGCTTCCAGGTCCGCTACGCCAACATCCCGGGCCAGACCAAGCCGGTGCAGCCGCTCGAAGTGAACTTCTCGGGCGTGTATGTGCAGGATGAATGGCGCGTGCGGAACAACCTCACCGTGACCGGCGGCCTGCGCATCGATATGGCTTCGTTCGGCAACACGGGCTTCACGAACACCGCCGCGAACGCGATGACGTTCCGCGACGAGAACGGACAGAGCGTGCAGTACAACACGCAGAAGCTGCCCGACGCGACGCCGCTGTTCTCGCCGCGCCTCGGCTTCAACTACGACGTGCGCGGCAACGGCCAGACCATCCTCCGCGGTGGTACCGGCGTCTTCACCGGCCGCCCGGCGTATGTCTGGATCTCCAACCAGATCGGCAACAACGGCATCCTGACGGGCTTCGAGCAGCAGGACAACACGTTCAACCGCCCCTGGCACCCGGATCCGGACCACTACAAGCCGGCCAGCCCCTCGGGCGCGCCCGCCCCGTCGTATGAGCTCGCGCTGACGGACAAGGGCTTCAAGTTCCCGCAGGTCTGGCGTTCGAACCTGGCCATCGACCACAAGTTCGAGAGCGGCTGGCGCTCCACGATCGAGTTCATCTGGGGCCAGGACGTCAACGGCGTGTACTACATCAACGCCAACCTGCCGGCGGCTGACGGCAACTTCCCGGGCCCGGACAACCGCCCGCGCTACTTCAGCCAGGTCGGCGACGCCTGCACCCAGGCCAACCGCATCAACTGCAACATCACCAGCGCGATCGTCCTGAAGAACCAGGATGTCGGCCGCACGATGAACGCGGCCTTCACGCTGGAGCGCAACTTCATGAACGGCTTCTACACGAAGATCGCCACGGCCTACGGCACCGCCGAGAACACCGTGGATCCGGGCTCGATCGCCTTCGGTAGCTGGAACAACAACCAGCACACTGGCGACCCGAACAACCCGGGCGTTGGTTTCTCCGGCAACTATCAGGGCCGCCGCAGCTTCATGGTCGCGTCGTACACGCGCGACTTCTTCGGTTGGGGCAATACGATGTTCTCGGCCTTCCTCGAGAACTTCACGATCGGCAACACGAGCTACGTGACCTCCGGCGACCTGAATGGCGACGGCGGCACCTCGAATGACCTGATGTACATCCCGGCCAGCATCGCGGAGATGAACTTCGAGGCCATCACGGGTTCGACGCCCTTCTCGGTGGCGCAGCAGGAAGCCGCGTTCGAGGCGTACATCAACCAGGACTCGTACCTCCGTTCGCGTCGCGGCCAGTATGCGGAGCGTGGCGGCCTGCTCCTGCCGAACGTCACCCGGATGGACCTCTCGCTCTCGCAGGACGTGAGCCGCCTCGTGTCGGGCTCCAAGAACACCCTGCAGATCCGCCTGGACATCCTGAACTTCACCAACATGCTGAACAAGGACTGGGGTCTGGCCCAGACCGCGGTCAGCAACTCCCCGCTGATCGTCCGCACCCCGGCGACGACGGGCCCGAAGGCGGGCGAGCCGCGCTATCAGATGCGTGTGGTGGGCGGCCAGCTGATGAACAAGACCTTCCAGAAGACCGCCGGCGTGAACGACGTCTGGCGCATGCAGCTCGGCTTCCGCTACACGTTCAACTAA
- a CDS encoding aminopeptidase P family protein has product MLSERSLPAVQAALRGAGLDGWLIYDFRGLNPVASSVLGLRGMVSRRIFAWLPAEGTPVAITHAIEQSPWAQWPAAWEKRVYSAWRALEQELPTLVKGKRIAMEYSPGDAVPVVDRVPAGVLEMIRAAGAEVVTSGGLVTQFFAVWSAEEMASHRKHAELLRTYAHAAFARIGDAIKAGKAIHEHEVMAFIQERFAVDGLWTDHGPNVSASENAANPHYEPSADAPRRIVAGDVVLIDLWATEPDNRPGAMWADQTWMAVVGTPAARHQEVWAAIRDARDAAIAVLRERVGAGKPIAGREADAASRAVIEARGFGKYFTHRTGHSIDARGLHGMGPNLDDLETRDERVLLPGVGFSIEPGIYLPGEFGMRTEVNAFLGPDGLVITPGEIQRELIVI; this is encoded by the coding sequence ATGCTCAGCGAACGCTCGCTCCCCGCCGTGCAGGCGGCGCTCCGTGGCGCCGGCCTCGATGGCTGGCTCATCTACGACTTCCGCGGGCTCAACCCCGTGGCCTCGTCTGTCCTCGGCCTGCGCGGCATGGTCTCACGACGGATCTTCGCGTGGCTTCCTGCCGAGGGGACGCCGGTGGCCATCACGCACGCCATCGAGCAGAGCCCCTGGGCCCAGTGGCCAGCGGCCTGGGAGAAGCGCGTGTACAGCGCCTGGCGCGCGCTGGAGCAGGAGCTGCCCACGTTGGTCAAGGGCAAGCGCATCGCGATGGAGTACTCGCCCGGCGATGCCGTGCCGGTGGTGGACCGCGTGCCGGCCGGCGTGCTGGAGATGATCCGCGCCGCCGGCGCGGAGGTGGTGACCAGCGGCGGGCTGGTCACGCAGTTCTTCGCGGTCTGGAGCGCCGAGGAGATGGCCTCGCACCGCAAGCACGCGGAACTGCTGCGGACCTACGCCCACGCCGCCTTTGCCCGCATCGGCGACGCAATCAAGGCGGGCAAGGCCATCCACGAGCACGAGGTGATGGCGTTCATCCAGGAGCGCTTCGCCGTCGACGGTCTCTGGACCGACCACGGCCCCAACGTCTCAGCCAGCGAGAACGCCGCGAACCCGCACTATGAGCCCTCGGCGGATGCGCCGCGACGCATCGTGGCGGGCGACGTGGTGTTGATTGACCTCTGGGCCACCGAGCCCGACAATCGACCCGGCGCGATGTGGGCGGACCAGACCTGGATGGCGGTCGTCGGAACGCCCGCCGCGAGGCATCAGGAAGTCTGGGCGGCAATTCGCGACGCGCGCGATGCGGCTATCGCCGTGCTGAGGGAGCGGGTCGGCGCAGGAAAGCCGATTGCCGGTCGAGAGGCGGATGCGGCCAGTCGTGCAGTGATCGAGGCGCGTGGCTTCGGGAAGTACTTCACGCACCGCACGGGGCACTCGATCGACGCGCGGGGCCTGCACGGGATGGGGCCGAACCTCGACGACCTCGAGACGCGCGACGAACGCGTGCTGCTGCCGGGCGTCGGCTTCTCGATCGAGCCCGGGATCTACCTGCCGGGCGAGTTCGGGATGCGCACCGAGGTGAATGCGTTCCTCGGACCCGACGGACTCGTCATCACGCCGGGAGAGATCCAGCGCGAGCTGATCGTGATCTGA
- a CDS encoding heme o synthase, which translates to MLRCSSGARGAAGVEDITRNYARGLPEGRWYGDNSPDVRAAPDPHLRCRRAGRRPRTDHDPAVDGPCLAGRRRPRAAHRARLCLAAGAGARARALVVVAGHRRAAGDGTGVRGHGLRGGAVTAPATTPAPRSLANDLIALTKPRIISLLLVTTVAPMYVAGVPTLGTVLLVMLGGYLMAGGANAVNMYIDRDIDPLMARTKLRPIPSGRMHATAVLAFGVLIATAATWMLARYVNVLTAALALAGFYFYVFIYTRWLKRASPQNIVIGGAAGAFPPLVGWAAVTGRLDLTAWFLFLIVFYWTPPHFWALALNKQRDYGTAGVPMAPLVWGERETIEQMWWYSVLLVGLTLMPVAFGAFGWFYLASAALLGALLLRGVWRVRSATAEARVKPSWWVYGYSLLYLALLFLAMALDHRVFGA; encoded by the coding sequence ATGCTGCGCTGCAGCTCAGGGGCGCGGGGCGCCGCGGGAGTGGAAGACATCACGCGAAACTACGCGCGAGGGCTCCCTGAAGGGAGGTGGTATGGCGATAATTCACCCGATGTCCGCGCCGCTCCCGACCCTCATCTTCGTTGTCGCCGCGCTGGCCGTCGTCCTCGGACAGATCATGATCCTGCGGTCGACGGCCCGTGCCTGGCAGGCCGCCGGCGGCCCCGTGCCGCTCATCGAGCGCGCCTTTGCCTGGCTGCCGGCGCTGGTGCTCGTGCTCGTGCTCTGGTTGTCGTGGCGGGCCACCGTCGCGCCGCCGGTGATGGAACTGGAGTTCGCGGCCACGGCCTCCGGGGCGGGGCTGTGACCGCACCCGCAACTACGCCGGCGCCGCGAAGCCTCGCGAACGACCTGATCGCGCTGACCAAGCCGCGCATCATTTCGCTGCTGCTGGTCACCACCGTGGCGCCGATGTATGTGGCGGGCGTTCCCACGCTTGGCACGGTGCTGCTCGTGATGCTCGGCGGCTACCTGATGGCCGGCGGCGCGAACGCCGTGAACATGTACATCGACCGCGACATCGATCCGTTGATGGCGCGCACGAAGCTGCGGCCGATCCCCAGCGGGCGGATGCACGCCACCGCGGTGCTGGCCTTCGGCGTGTTGATCGCCACGGCGGCCACCTGGATGCTGGCGCGCTATGTCAACGTGCTCACGGCGGCGTTGGCATTGGCGGGCTTCTACTTCTACGTGTTCATCTACACGCGCTGGCTCAAGCGCGCGTCGCCGCAGAACATCGTGATCGGCGGTGCGGCCGGTGCCTTCCCGCCGCTCGTCGGCTGGGCAGCGGTGACGGGGCGGCTGGATCTCACGGCCTGGTTCCTGTTCCTCATCGTCTTCTATTGGACGCCGCCGCACTTCTGGGCTTTGGCGCTCAACAAGCAGCGCGACTACGGCACGGCCGGCGTGCCGATGGCGCCCCTCGTGTGGGGCGAGCGCGAGACGATCGAGCAGATGTGGTGGTACAGCGTGCTGCTCGTGGGGCTGACGCTGATGCCGGTGGCGTTTGGCGCCTTCGGGTGGTTCTACCTGGCGAGCGCGGCGCTGCTGGGCGCCCTGCTGCTGCGCGGCGTCTGGCGCGTGCGCTCCGCGACCGCCGAGGCGCGCGTGAAGCCCTCGTGGTGGGTGTACGGCTACTCGCTGCTGTATCTGGCGCTGCTGTTCCTCGCGATGGCGCTGGACCACCGCGTGTTCGGCGCCTGA
- a CDS encoding amino acid permease — MSSTPAAPRAPELQRSIGLWSAIAVVIGSTIGSGIFRSPAGIADRLPGPLPMLSAWIAGGIFAICGALTIAEVASALPKTGGIYVFLKEAWGDLAAFLFGWSQLVMIRAASLGAIAITCAEYFFRVMGWDLNAVMPVRYAAATAILLTATFNIAGARVGATFTNVTVLAKYGGLLFIVVVALIVGLPANGFSHFTPAVPPESISIPAFGLALVSTLWAFDGWADVAYNGGEVQDPQRNLPRALIGGTLMVMAIYLLANVAYLTVLPIEEMRTSRLVAADVAEIVIGAGGVVFVSVTVMVSTFGTLNAVLFTSPRIFFAMASDGLFFRPVASVHPKLGTPWVAILLTAALGALFVLMRTFEQLADAFVTAFLPFYFLAVASIFRLRKRADYAPSFRVPGYPVVPLVFMLAVLYLLGNAILNPASRWQTIGVLGVCLAGAPVYWLTVGRNR, encoded by the coding sequence ATGTCTTCCACTCCCGCGGCGCCCCGCGCCCCTGAGCTGCAGCGCAGCATCGGCCTCTGGAGCGCCATCGCCGTCGTCATCGGCTCCACCATCGGCTCGGGCATCTTCCGCTCGCCGGCGGGCATCGCGGACCGACTGCCCGGCCCCCTCCCAATGCTCTCGGCGTGGATCGCCGGGGGCATCTTTGCCATCTGCGGCGCGCTGACGATCGCCGAGGTGGCGAGCGCGCTGCCGAAGACAGGCGGCATCTACGTGTTCCTGAAGGAGGCCTGGGGCGACCTTGCGGCCTTCCTCTTCGGCTGGAGCCAGCTGGTGATGATCCGCGCGGCCTCGCTGGGAGCCATCGCCATCACCTGCGCCGAGTACTTCTTCCGCGTGATGGGCTGGGACCTGAACGCGGTGATGCCCGTGCGCTACGCGGCGGCGACGGCCATCCTGCTGACGGCCACGTTCAACATCGCCGGCGCGAGGGTGGGCGCGACGTTCACCAACGTGACCGTGCTGGCCAAGTACGGCGGCCTGCTGTTTATCGTCGTCGTGGCGCTGATCGTGGGCCTGCCGGCCAACGGCTTCTCGCACTTCACGCCGGCGGTGCCGCCCGAGAGCATCAGCATCCCGGCGTTCGGGCTCGCGCTGGTCAGCACGCTCTGGGCCTTTGATGGCTGGGCCGACGTGGCCTACAACGGTGGCGAGGTGCAGGACCCGCAGCGCAACCTGCCGCGGGCGCTGATCGGTGGCACGCTGATGGTGATGGCGATCTATCTGCTGGCGAACGTCGCGTATCTCACGGTGCTTCCGATCGAGGAGATGCGGACCTCGCGATTGGTCGCGGCTGACGTGGCGGAGATCGTGATCGGCGCCGGCGGCGTCGTGTTCGTCTCCGTGACGGTGATGGTGTCCACCTTCGGCACCTTGAACGCCGTGCTGTTCACGAGCCCGCGCATCTTCTTCGCGATGGCATCCGATGGGCTGTTCTTCCGCCCGGTGGCCAGCGTGCACCCCAAGCTGGGCACGCCCTGGGTGGCCATCCTGCTCACCGCGGCCCTCGGCGCGCTCTTCGTGCTGATGCGGACCTTCGAGCAGTTGGCGGACGCCTTCGTGACCGCCTTCCTGCCGTTCTATTTCTTGGCAGTAGCGTCGATTTTCAGGCTGCGGAAGCGTGCGGACTACGCGCCGAGTTTCCGTGTGCCGGGCTATCCGGTGGTGCCGCTGGTGTTTATGCTCGCCGTGCTCTACCTGCTTGGGAATGCCATCCTGAACCCCGCGAGTCGCTGGCAGACCATTGGGGTGCTGGGGGTCTGCCTAGCCGGTGCACCGGTCTATTGGCTGACCGTCGGGCGCAACCGGTAA
- a CDS encoding ABC transporter permease yields MAHRPTESFPIVQRSGLRFFRVMGRGTLGLFGGIGSRVLFIREVGRAFREGRTWTREVFHQMRAIGVDSLPLAIMVAAFIGGVITIQIRYQLFPGIQLSIVGLSSRQIVILETGPLLTGLVLAGRVGAKMTAEIATMRVTEQIDALETLAFDPVAVLIVPRLIAAIIMLPILTVFADVFGVLSGLMAAVTITDVKYAQFMEGVRLGYEQFQVTYSLIKATLFGGAIAYLCTYEGYTTRGGAEGVGQSTAKAVVVSSIAILILDAITAVLLAPYLQA; encoded by the coding sequence ATGGCGCATCGTCCCACCGAGTCCTTCCCGATCGTCCAACGCAGTGGCCTTCGCTTCTTCCGCGTGATGGGACGCGGGACACTGGGGCTGTTCGGCGGCATTGGCTCTCGGGTCCTCTTTATACGTGAGGTGGGGCGGGCCTTCCGCGAGGGCCGCACCTGGACCCGGGAGGTGTTCCACCAGATGCGGGCCATCGGCGTGGATTCCCTGCCCTTGGCCATCATGGTGGCGGCGTTCATTGGCGGCGTGATCACGATCCAGATCCGCTACCAGCTCTTCCCCGGCATCCAGCTCTCGATCGTAGGCCTGAGTTCGCGGCAGATCGTAATTCTCGAGACGGGACCGTTGCTCACGGGCCTGGTGCTGGCCGGGCGGGTGGGCGCCAAGATGACGGCCGAGATCGCGACGATGCGAGTGACGGAGCAGATCGACGCGCTGGAGACGCTGGCCTTCGACCCCGTGGCGGTGTTAATCGTGCCGCGACTGATCGCCGCGATCATCATGCTGCCCATCCTCACCGTATTCGCCGACGTCTTCGGCGTATTGAGCGGCCTGATGGCGGCGGTCACCATCACGGACGTGAAGTACGCGCAGTTCATGGAAGGCGTGCGGCTGGGCTACGAACAGTTCCAGGTCACTTATAGCCTCATCAAGGCCACACTCTTTGGCGGCGCGATCGCCTACCTCTGCACCTACGAGGGCTACACGACGCGCGGCGGCGCCGAGGGTGTGGGCCAGAGCACGGCCAAGGCGGTGGTGGTATCGTCCATCGCCATCCTCATCCTGGACGCCATCACGGCGGTCCTCCTCGCCCCTTACCTTCAGGCATGA
- a CDS encoding MCE family protein — MKRRDEVLVGIVATVALVLAIIGSLLLARGGLASGYPVYSVFEWGSGLRPGQPVLFSGVTVGYVSDVEFARNGTLLITMKVGKEYRLPRTTEARIVPNGVFGDMMVALQVGGPTDEDFAVGDTIPAGPPSIGIGEVLARVDSVGRDIQLVSKALSEELVTRGGLREMRQTVESANRLLETLTDVAREQSDELSRTQQALRRVVSAVDSVQVDSTVRALAGASVAVRTLASDLQETTTRLNGVLARLEGTEGSAGLLMNDPGLYRDTRALLTRLDSLTADFQKNPRKYIKLSIF; from the coding sequence ATGAAGCGACGCGACGAAGTGCTGGTCGGGATCGTGGCCACGGTGGCGCTGGTCCTGGCGATCATCGGCTCCCTGCTACTGGCCCGCGGCGGGTTGGCATCGGGCTATCCGGTCTATTCCGTCTTCGAATGGGGCTCCGGGCTGCGGCCGGGCCAACCGGTGCTGTTCTCCGGCGTGACGGTCGGCTACGTGTCGGACGTGGAGTTCGCGCGCAACGGCACGCTGCTGATCACGATGAAGGTGGGCAAGGAGTACCGGCTGCCCCGCACAACCGAGGCGCGAATCGTCCCGAACGGTGTGTTCGGCGACATGATGGTGGCCCTGCAGGTCGGCGGGCCGACCGACGAGGACTTCGCGGTGGGCGACACGATCCCGGCGGGGCCGCCGTCGATCGGTATCGGCGAGGTGCTGGCGCGGGTGGATTCCGTCGGCCGTGACATCCAGCTGGTCTCGAAGGCGCTCAGCGAGGAGCTGGTGACCCGCGGCGGGCTGCGCGAGATGCGGCAGACAGTCGAAAGCGCCAACCGACTGCTGGAGACGCTGACGGACGTGGCGCGCGAGCAGTCGGACGAGTTGTCCCGCACGCAGCAGGCGCTCAGGCGCGTGGTGAGCGCGGTGGACTCGGTGCAGGTGGACAGCACGGTTCGCGCGCTGGCGGGGGCCTCCGTGGCGGTGCGCACGCTGGCCAGTGACCTGCAAGAGACGACCACACGGCTCAATGGGGTGCTGGCCCGGCTTGAGGGCACGGAGGGTTCGGCGGGGCTGCTGATGAACGACCCTGGGCTCTACCGGGACACGCGGGCTTTGCTCACGCGGTTGGATTCACTGACCGCTGATTTCCAGAAGAATCCGAGGAAGTACATCAAGTTGTCGATCTTCTAG
- a CDS encoding LptF/LptG family permease — protein sequence MRILRPLDRYVLSEFWKVLVATALGFPLLVIIIDVSEKLDNYLARELTPADIGLAYLFGIPETMFQVLPAAVLFATVFTIGGFTRHSEITAAKASGISFHRFILPIVVGSVAATLIGLGLSEIIPPLNARRLELLKEKQVRSANQRSNFAYAADEGRVYKIGYADVNTKVATKVEIERRGTGPDFPHYVVAATEGDWNPERGWMLRNGYVHLMPDSLSNLSIQFDSLHDRLMTEQPVNLMANPKAPAEMGYRDLGRFIAAMERSGADVRKLRVERMLKIAIPVTCVIIMLIGAPLATSTQRGGTAYGVAVSLATTVVFLVLLQLTQAIGAGGLVMPEIAAWLPGALFTVIGTFLLVRVRT from the coding sequence GTGAGGATCCTGCGCCCGCTGGACCGCTATGTGCTCTCGGAGTTCTGGAAGGTGCTCGTCGCCACGGCGCTGGGCTTTCCGCTGCTGGTCATCATCATCGACGTGTCCGAGAAGCTCGACAACTACCTCGCGCGTGAGCTGACGCCGGCAGATATCGGCCTGGCGTACCTGTTCGGCATTCCGGAGACGATGTTCCAGGTGCTGCCGGCGGCCGTACTGTTTGCCACCGTCTTCACGATCGGCGGGTTCACGCGGCACAGCGAGATCACGGCGGCCAAGGCCTCGGGCATCAGCTTCCACCGTTTCATCCTGCCCATCGTGGTCGGCTCCGTGGCGGCGACGCTGATCGGCCTCGGGCTCTCGGAGATCATCCCGCCGCTGAACGCGCGGCGGCTCGAGCTGCTCAAGGAGAAACAGGTCCGCTCGGCGAACCAGCGCTCCAACTTCGCCTATGCAGCGGACGAAGGACGCGTCTACAAGATCGGCTACGCGGACGTGAACACGAAGGTGGCCACGAAGGTGGAGATCGAGCGCCGCGGCACCGGACCCGACTTCCCGCACTACGTGGTGGCCGCCACCGAGGGCGACTGGAATCCCGAGCGTGGCTGGATGCTGCGCAACGGCTACGTGCACCTGATGCCGGACTCGCTGTCGAATCTCAGCATCCAGTTCGACTCGCTGCACGACCGCCTGATGACCGAGCAGCCGGTGAACCTGATGGCGAACCCCAAGGCGCCGGCCGAGATGGGCTACCGCGACCTTGGGCGCTTCATTGCGGCAATGGAGCGCTCGGGCGCCGACGTGCGCAAGCTGCGCGTGGAGCGCATGCTCAAGATCGCCATCCCCGTGACCTGCGTGATCATTATGTTGATTGGCGCGCCGCTGGCGACCAGCACGCAGCGCGGCGGCACGGCCTACGGCGTGGCGGTGAGCCTGGCGACGACGGTGGTGTTCCTCGTGCTGCTGCAGTTGACGCAGGCAATCGGTGCCGGCGGGCTGGTGATGCCGGAGATTGCCGCGTGGTTGCCGGGGGCCTTGTTCACGGTGATCGGCACCTTCCTGCTCGTCCGCGTGAGAACCTAG